A genomic region of Planococcus kocurii contains the following coding sequences:
- a CDS encoding sensor histidine kinase, with amino-acid sequence MQSWYQIFPKNPWLSLYAWVIFCILPFFFIFRSSSLPEIIFGILLLLLFFLAYRLSFNSRTGFVYVWVSFEMAINIGMIFLFGYVYLSIFVAFFIGNLRNKVGFFIIYGLHIGMTIAAIVFGFFDHSELYISQLPFIVLSVLGVILLPFNTYNRNKREKLEGQLEDANKRISQLVIIEERERIARDLHDTLGQKLSLIGLKSDLAGKLIYRNPESALNEINDVRQTARTALKEVRELVSNMRGTKLDEEILRVQQILKAAEIDFVFYGSPQLTNTPLLVENVLSMCLKEAVTNVVKHSGAARCSVLIKQNPEEILVQVQDDGQGFPEGNTSLQGNGLAGMRERLEFVNGSVGIKVMEGTTLNIRVPNVILYSSKEAVK; translated from the coding sequence ATGCAAAGCTGGTATCAAATATTCCCTAAAAATCCTTGGCTGAGTCTCTATGCTTGGGTGATCTTTTGTATTTTGCCATTCTTCTTTATCTTTCGATCTTCCTCATTACCTGAAATTATTTTCGGTATTTTGCTCTTGTTGTTGTTTTTCCTTGCGTACCGGTTGTCTTTTAATTCAAGAACTGGCTTTGTGTATGTTTGGGTAAGTTTTGAAATGGCGATTAATATTGGAATGATTTTCTTGTTTGGGTATGTATATCTGTCTATTTTTGTGGCCTTTTTTATCGGTAATTTACGCAATAAAGTAGGATTTTTCATTATTTATGGCCTTCATATTGGCATGACAATTGCAGCTATTGTATTTGGCTTTTTTGACCATAGTGAATTGTATATCTCTCAGCTACCATTTATTGTGCTTAGTGTACTAGGTGTTATTTTATTGCCGTTTAATACGTATAACCGAAACAAACGAGAAAAATTAGAAGGTCAGCTAGAAGATGCGAACAAACGAATTTCTCAACTGGTGATTATCGAAGAACGTGAACGAATTGCTCGTGATTTGCATGATACGTTGGGGCAAAAATTATCTTTAATTGGCTTGAAAAGTGATTTAGCAGGTAAATTGATTTACCGGAATCCAGAGTCTGCTTTAAATGAAATAAACGATGTTCGACAAACAGCACGTACAGCTTTAAAAGAAGTGCGTGAGTTAGTGTCTAATATGCGAGGCACCAAACTGGATGAAGAAATTTTGCGGGTGCAGCAAATTTTAAAAGCTGCTGAAATTGATTTTGTGTTCTACGGTTCACCGCAGCTGACGAACACCCCCTTGTTAGTAGAAAATGTTCTAAGTATGTGCTTAAAAGAAGCAGTGACGAATGTCGTGAAGCATAGTGGTGCAGCGCGTTGCAGCGTATTGATCAAGCAAAATCCCGAAGAAATTCTGGTGCAAGTGCAAGATGACGGACAAGGATTTCCAGAAGGAAATACTTCTCTGCAAGGAAACGGATTGGCTGGTATGCGCGAACGATTGGAGTTTGTAAATGGTTCGGTAGGAATTAAAGTGATGGAAGGCACGACCTTGAACATCCGGGTGCCGAACGTAATTCTTTATAGTTCAAAGGAGGCAGTAAAATGA
- a CDS encoding fatty acid desaturase, translating into MSREKTAQLRKFVAPFEKADVKSSVRQLLNTIPPFILAWFLAYQALDVSIWLTIALSAVAAAFVIRTFIIFHDCTHGSFFKNKKANAVVGTLTGIMTLFAYEKWKREHSIHHASSGNLDKRGVGDIWVMTIEEYVEASKWERFKYRMYRNPLVMFGFGPLFLVLISSRFNRKDARKKERNNTYLINISLVVIYTLLILAIGWQAFVIVQGTTMFIAGALGIWLFYVQHTFEDSYFEDENEWDYVKAAIEGSSYYQLPKVLQWVTGNIGFHHVHHLSPRVPNYNLEKAHESTPPLQQATTIDIKSSLKSLSYKLYDAPNKTFVTFGEIKHLLADSKTAEQ; encoded by the coding sequence ATGAGCAGAGAAAAAACAGCACAGTTACGCAAATTTGTTGCCCCTTTCGAAAAAGCAGATGTAAAATCGAGTGTTAGACAATTATTAAATACAATTCCACCTTTTATCTTGGCATGGTTCTTGGCTTACCAAGCACTTGATGTCTCAATTTGGCTAACAATTGCATTGTCAGCAGTAGCTGCAGCATTTGTCATCCGTACGTTTATCATTTTCCATGATTGCACACACGGATCGTTCTTCAAAAACAAAAAAGCAAATGCCGTTGTTGGTACGCTAACAGGGATCATGACGCTTTTCGCTTATGAAAAGTGGAAACGAGAACATTCGATTCACCATGCTTCAAGTGGTAATCTTGATAAGCGCGGAGTCGGCGACATTTGGGTTATGACGATTGAAGAATATGTAGAAGCTTCAAAATGGGAACGTTTTAAATACCGTATGTATCGTAATCCTTTGGTTATGTTCGGATTTGGACCATTATTCTTAGTCTTAATTTCAAGTCGTTTTAATCGTAAAGATGCACGCAAAAAAGAACGCAACAATACGTATTTGATCAACATTTCACTTGTGGTCATTTATACGTTGTTAATCTTAGCAATTGGTTGGCAGGCATTTGTAATCGTGCAAGGAACAACGATGTTCATTGCAGGAGCACTTGGAATTTGGTTATTCTATGTTCAACACACATTTGAGGATTCATACTTTGAAGACGAAAATGAGTGGGATTACGTTAAAGCAGCCATCGAAGGAAGCTCGTATTACCAACTTCCAAAAGTATTGCAGTGGGTAACTGGCAACATCGGCTTCCACCATGTGCATCACTTGAGCCCTCGAGTTCCAAACTATAACTTGGAAAAAGCACATGAATCGACACCGCCACTTCAACAGGCAACAACAATTGATATTAAATCTAGTCTTAAATCATTGAGCTACAAATTGTACGATGCACCAAATAAAACATTCGTTACATTTGGTGAAATCAAGCACTTGTTAGCTGATTCGAAAACGGCTGAACAATAA
- the cydC gene encoding thiol reductant ABC exporter subunit CydC, with protein MNELKHILKLTFIEKKDVSIAISFGFLAGIASVALMGSSGYLISKAALTSQMTTLVVMAACLKLFGFASALSRYGERLYSHRATFTMLSHLRVSFFERLSPLAPGIFGKYRSGDLLSRIVGDVESLQNFLLRVFYPPVVLGIVFLSTIFFSAFFSMGIASVMVVGMLLTIVAVPALFSSRKRRTDGQVRVQRGNLAIEATEFLYGFRDLKIYQQLGVKEQQLKSDAAQYNEGQRREGLEENLAQSSNALVALLVSFFVLAVGAYFVAAGELNGLYLAMLVMISIAAFENVAPMAAFPTYFEESRKAAVRLQEVVSEDAVLQGAEGIPSGPLDIKLTGASFSYPGEKSLAIDDVSLHLKPGTKTAIVGPSGSGKSTLLQLLLNVFPVEQGQLSIGGKPVEMLEQETVWQEMNIVLQENHFFYGTIRSNLLLANPLASDEQMKKALARVQLELFPLTTTVEEKGQNLSGGQKQRLAIARAILRGKSLWLLDEPVSSVDNLTAHAIYQELFRQGDKDLFVIISHDLAGLEQMDQIIVMENGRIQESGTYQELMERKAYFYQLKQIENSVFA; from the coding sequence ATGAATGAATTAAAACATATTCTAAAACTAACATTTATCGAGAAGAAGGATGTCTCGATTGCGATTTCCTTCGGATTTTTAGCAGGAATTGCTAGCGTAGCATTGATGGGTTCAAGTGGGTATTTGATTTCGAAGGCGGCATTGACCTCGCAGATGACGACACTCGTTGTTATGGCAGCATGTCTGAAACTGTTCGGCTTTGCTTCAGCGTTGAGTCGTTATGGGGAGCGTTTGTATTCTCACCGAGCAACCTTTACCATGCTAAGCCACTTAAGAGTGTCATTTTTTGAACGTTTGTCGCCACTCGCTCCCGGAATATTTGGTAAGTACCGGAGTGGGGATTTGCTGTCCCGAATTGTTGGGGATGTTGAAAGCCTACAGAACTTTCTGCTGCGCGTTTTTTATCCGCCAGTCGTATTAGGTATCGTCTTTTTAAGCACCATTTTCTTTAGTGCGTTTTTCTCTATGGGAATTGCTAGTGTGATGGTGGTCGGAATGCTGCTAACAATTGTGGCAGTGCCAGCGCTTTTCTCTAGTAGAAAGCGTCGTACAGATGGACAAGTCAGAGTACAACGAGGAAATTTAGCCATCGAAGCTACGGAGTTTCTTTATGGGTTTCGTGATCTGAAAATCTATCAGCAGCTTGGTGTAAAAGAGCAACAGTTGAAAAGTGATGCGGCTCAATATAACGAAGGTCAGCGGAGAGAAGGCTTAGAGGAAAACCTAGCGCAGTCTAGTAATGCGCTTGTGGCATTACTAGTGTCGTTTTTTGTGTTAGCTGTTGGTGCGTATTTTGTAGCAGCAGGTGAATTAAATGGCTTGTACTTGGCCATGCTCGTGATGATTTCCATTGCCGCTTTTGAAAACGTAGCACCTATGGCCGCGTTTCCTACTTATTTTGAAGAAAGCCGAAAAGCTGCAGTAAGATTACAAGAAGTTGTTTCTGAGGACGCCGTGCTACAAGGAGCAGAGGGAATTCCGAGCGGACCGCTTGATATTAAACTTACGGGAGCTTCTTTTAGCTATCCTGGGGAAAAAAGCTTAGCGATTGATGATGTCTCACTCCATTTAAAGCCAGGCACGAAAACAGCGATTGTCGGGCCAAGTGGTTCAGGTAAGTCAACGCTTTTGCAATTACTACTGAATGTTTTTCCTGTTGAACAAGGTCAATTGTCAATCGGTGGAAAGCCAGTAGAGATGCTTGAACAAGAAACTGTTTGGCAGGAAATGAATATCGTATTGCAGGAAAATCATTTCTTTTACGGCACAATTCGTAGCAACTTATTGCTTGCCAATCCATTGGCAAGCGATGAGCAGATGAAAAAAGCATTGGCTAGAGTTCAGTTAGAATTGTTTCCTTTGACAACGACAGTAGAAGAAAAGGGGCAGAATTTGTCTGGTGGACAAAAGCAACGACTGGCTATTGCACGGGCAATCCTAAGAGGCAAATCACTGTGGCTTCTTGATGAACCAGTTTCTTCCGTCGATAACTTAACAGCTCACGCCATTTACCAAGAACTATTCCGACAAGGGGACAAAGATTTGTTCGTCATTATTAGTCATGACTTGGCGGGACTCGAACAAATGGATCAGATTATCGTTATGGAAAATGGGCGTATCCAGGAAAGTGGAACCTACCAAGAACTGATGGAAAGAAAAGCTTATTTCTATCAATTAAAACAAATAGAAAACAGCGTATTTGCATAG
- the cydD gene encoding thiol reductant ABC exporter subunit CydD, with protein sequence MNDLKRLAFQRKNKMVFLVVASLLKGIATIGQAFFFVFIADRVFLQNAAFESLFPLFGGLFVAILLRAGAGYAIGRAGVDLAADVKSEFRKDLIKSFAENPLLSAAQGQSGQKVSLLMDSVDEVDGFFSKYIPQLMQTYIIPLLLLGVIFTQNWTTGVIILITAPFIPVFMAMVGKGTKKKADEKMEQLNRFSGTFLDILQGLSTLKLFGQAETQQQEIRKSSLSFRDSTMDVLKSAFLSSLMLEYISMLSIGIIALEIGLRLVVFDSISFFTAFFILILVPDFFNLLKDFGSAFHTARGSVSAANQLSAELEKKHSVLIWGDEVLAQEPPHLSLEGLSFRYGEGFALNPLRAEIPPYSQVAIVGKSGSGKTTLMQLLAGLLPQTEGELIVNGIPREAISEKSWFDQLSYISQNPYLFAGTIRENMEIGANRKVSDEEVLAAAKKAGIAEMIFALEQGFETLIGEAGRGLSGGEKQRIALARAFLKKPSLILFDEPTTGLDLRTEQILQESLRELQKTSTVITVAHRLHTIKQADLIFFLDNGNLDAAGSHDELLQNYSPYEEMLAAQQGGSQR encoded by the coding sequence ATGAATGATTTAAAACGACTGGCATTTCAACGAAAAAATAAAATGGTTTTTCTGGTAGTGGCATCGCTTTTAAAAGGCATTGCTACAATTGGACAAGCTTTCTTTTTCGTTTTCATTGCAGATCGTGTTTTTCTTCAAAATGCTGCTTTTGAGAGCTTATTTCCATTGTTTGGTGGCTTGTTTGTAGCGATTTTATTGCGTGCAGGAGCGGGTTATGCAATTGGCAGGGCAGGAGTCGATCTCGCTGCTGATGTAAAAAGTGAATTTCGAAAAGATCTGATAAAGTCTTTTGCTGAAAATCCGTTATTGTCTGCGGCTCAAGGTCAGTCTGGTCAAAAAGTTAGCTTGCTAATGGACTCAGTAGACGAAGTAGATGGCTTTTTCAGTAAATACATTCCGCAACTCATGCAAACATATATCATTCCCCTACTGTTGTTAGGGGTTATTTTTACTCAAAACTGGACAACAGGTGTCATCATTTTAATTACGGCACCGTTTATTCCTGTATTCATGGCAATGGTCGGAAAAGGAACGAAGAAGAAAGCGGACGAAAAAATGGAACAGCTTAACCGGTTTTCTGGTACTTTTTTGGATATTCTGCAAGGTCTTTCGACGCTTAAGTTATTTGGTCAAGCTGAAACACAACAGCAAGAAATTCGAAAAAGTAGTCTGAGTTTCCGTGACTCCACGATGGACGTGTTGAAGTCTGCATTTCTTTCTTCTTTAATGCTGGAGTATATTTCGATGTTGAGTATTGGCATAATCGCATTAGAAATTGGCTTGCGTCTTGTTGTGTTTGACAGTATTAGCTTTTTCACAGCGTTCTTTATCTTAATTTTAGTGCCAGATTTTTTTAATTTGTTAAAGGATTTTGGTAGTGCTTTTCATACAGCACGTGGCAGTGTATCAGCAGCCAATCAATTAAGTGCTGAGCTTGAGAAAAAACATTCTGTATTGATATGGGGAGATGAAGTTCTGGCACAAGAACCGCCTCATTTGTCATTAGAGGGATTGTCTTTTCGATACGGAGAGGGCTTTGCTTTGAATCCACTGCGCGCAGAAATTCCGCCTTATAGCCAAGTTGCGATTGTCGGCAAGAGCGGTTCAGGAAAAACGACACTCATGCAGTTACTTGCTGGATTGTTGCCGCAAACCGAAGGCGAACTGATTGTTAACGGCATTCCAAGAGAGGCTATTAGCGAAAAATCATGGTTTGATCAATTAAGTTATATCTCGCAAAATCCGTATCTTTTTGCGGGGACAATCCGAGAGAACATGGAGATAGGAGCCAATCGGAAAGTCAGCGACGAAGAAGTACTTGCAGCAGCTAAAAAGGCTGGAATCGCAGAGATGATTTTCGCACTTGAGCAGGGCTTTGAAACGTTAATCGGAGAAGCAGGACGTGGCTTGTCGGGAGGAGAGAAACAGCGGATTGCGCTGGCTCGTGCCTTTCTAAAAAAACCGTCTCTTATTTTATTTGATGAGCCGACGACCGGTCTGGATTTGCGTACGGAACAAATTTTGCAAGAGTCGCTTCGCGAGTTGCAAAAGACGTCAACCGTTATTACAGTTGCGCACCGACTCCATACGATTAAACAAGCCGATCTGATTTTCTTCTTAGATAATGGAAATCTGGATGCTGCAGGAAGCCACGACGAACTGCTGCAAAACTATAGCCCTTACGAAGAGATGCTCGCAGCGCAGCAGGGAGGTAGCCAGCGATGA
- a CDS encoding AMP-binding protein — translation MVVLQKTVGQIVKEQAARNPETEAYVYPEHGIRKTYKEFDEETDLLAKAFIGIGIEKGEHVAIWSDNKREWLLSQFATGKMGGVLVTVNTSYQSSELEYLLEQSDATTLIVGEEFKGTSYIDILNKICPELKTADKGHITNAKLPHFKRVIVMSNNKYPGIYTWQEFEAFAKKVSDSELEERFHSMDPDDVINIQYTSGTTGFPKGVMLTHLNVVNNGKLVGDTMSLTENDRLCIPVPFFHCFGCVLGTMAAVTHSTTMVIAEQFDAKRVLQMVQDEKCTGLHGVPTMFIAELNHPEFSSFDTSTLRTGIMAGSSCPIEVMKKVITDMGASEITIAYGQTESSPVITQTRADDDIEKRVSTVGKPHTGVEVKIIDPATGEGVVTGMPGELCTRGYHVMKGYYNNEEATKVAIDREGWLHTGDIAVEDEAGYIAITGRIKDMVIRGGENIYPREIEEFLYQHPAIQDVQVVGVPDPKYGEELMAWVILKEDEQLTVAELKTYCKDKISHHKIPRYIEFTKEYPMTASGKIQKFKLRELSILNSQKAEV, via the coding sequence ATGGTTGTTTTACAAAAAACGGTTGGTCAAATAGTTAAAGAACAAGCCGCACGAAATCCGGAAACTGAGGCGTATGTTTATCCAGAGCATGGAATCCGAAAAACTTACAAAGAGTTTGATGAAGAAACAGATCTTCTTGCAAAGGCATTTATCGGGATTGGCATTGAAAAAGGAGAGCACGTTGCCATTTGGTCAGACAATAAACGTGAATGGCTTTTAAGCCAATTTGCTACCGGCAAAATGGGCGGTGTTTTAGTGACGGTTAATACGAGCTATCAGTCGAGTGAGCTTGAATATTTATTAGAGCAGTCGGACGCAACAACTTTAATAGTGGGCGAAGAATTTAAAGGAACGAGTTATATAGATATATTAAACAAGATTTGCCCGGAGTTGAAAACAGCTGATAAAGGACACATCACAAACGCTAAGTTGCCTCATTTTAAACGAGTTATTGTCATGAGCAATAACAAGTATCCGGGAATTTACACGTGGCAAGAGTTTGAGGCTTTTGCTAAAAAAGTTAGCGACTCGGAACTTGAAGAGCGCTTCCACTCGATGGACCCTGATGACGTTATTAATATTCAATACACATCCGGCACGACCGGATTTCCGAAAGGAGTCATGCTGACACATCTCAATGTTGTCAATAATGGCAAGTTAGTGGGCGATACGATGAGTCTTACGGAAAACGATCGGCTATGTATTCCAGTGCCATTTTTCCACTGCTTTGGCTGTGTTCTTGGGACAATGGCGGCAGTGACCCATTCTACGACGATGGTCATTGCAGAGCAGTTTGATGCCAAACGCGTGCTGCAGATGGTGCAAGATGAGAAATGTACGGGGCTTCACGGAGTGCCCACGATGTTTATCGCAGAATTAAATCATCCTGAGTTCTCATCATTCGATACTTCTACACTGCGGACAGGTATTATGGCAGGATCCTCTTGTCCGATTGAAGTGATGAAGAAAGTGATCACGGATATGGGAGCGTCTGAAATTACCATTGCTTACGGACAAACAGAGTCATCTCCAGTAATTACGCAAACACGGGCGGATGATGATATTGAAAAAAGAGTATCAACAGTCGGTAAGCCACATACCGGAGTAGAAGTGAAAATTATTGATCCAGCGACTGGAGAAGGAGTCGTGACAGGCATGCCTGGAGAACTTTGTACGAGGGGCTATCATGTTATGAAAGGCTATTATAATAATGAAGAAGCAACAAAAGTGGCCATTGATCGAGAAGGCTGGCTTCACACCGGGGACATCGCGGTGGAAGATGAAGCTGGTTATATCGCCATCACAGGACGCATTAAAGACATGGTGATTCGTGGAGGTGAAAATATTTATCCGCGTGAAATTGAAGAATTTCTTTATCAGCATCCTGCTATTCAAGATGTTCAAGTGGTTGGTGTGCCAGATCCGAAATACGGAGAAGAATTGATGGCTTGGGTTATCTTGAAAGAAGATGAGCAATTGACTGTGGCAGAACTGAAAACGTACTGCAAGGACAAAATTTCTCATCATAAAATTCCGCGGTACATCGAGTTTACGAAAGAATACCCGATGACAGCTTCAGGAAAAATACAAAAATTTAAGCTGCGTGAATTATCCATTCTAAATAGCCAAAAAGCAGAAGTTTAA
- a CDS encoding class I SAM-dependent methyltransferase, whose protein sequence is MELQTMQDQLTERLLQQQLVSATISQPRLKSNDIKRIKLKPVEIKKEYLIQFEFQHEHVLKHENLPVEKAAEKLAFLFTDFRQALFQFTDEQVQIQLSKKFKVNWKAQQTGEKKAELSHNRKKQYLLEDGIVYPFLVRLGVQSPDGKVKKQKYDKFRQINRFIEFIDDTLAYLPQDRTVRILDFGSGKSYLTFALYHYLRIEKGLDLRVTGLDLKKEVIEECQQIAADLRYEQLEFLVGDINDYNDETAVDMVVTLHACDVATDMALARAVKWDAKVILSVPCCQHELNSQIGAPELGIMLQHGLIKERFSALATDAIRAELLSLVGYETQLMEFIDMEHTPKNILIRAYKTGKKPVAGQFDRYRQFTSLLSAKPFLENELKEYL, encoded by the coding sequence ATGGAATTACAAACCATGCAAGACCAACTCACTGAACGTCTGTTACAGCAACAACTGGTTTCAGCAACGATTAGCCAACCTAGACTAAAATCAAACGATATTAAGCGCATTAAACTAAAACCCGTTGAAATAAAAAAGGAATACTTGATTCAATTTGAATTTCAGCACGAACACGTCTTAAAGCATGAAAATCTACCAGTAGAAAAAGCTGCTGAGAAATTGGCTTTTCTTTTTACTGACTTTCGTCAGGCGCTGTTCCAATTTACAGATGAGCAAGTACAAATCCAGCTTTCTAAGAAGTTCAAAGTCAACTGGAAAGCCCAACAAACCGGCGAAAAGAAAGCTGAGCTATCCCATAATCGCAAAAAGCAGTATTTATTAGAAGACGGCATTGTCTATCCGTTTCTCGTACGCCTGGGTGTGCAAAGTCCAGATGGCAAAGTTAAAAAGCAGAAATACGATAAATTCCGGCAAATCAATCGCTTTATCGAATTTATTGATGATACGCTCGCTTACTTGCCACAAGACCGCACTGTTCGCATCCTCGACTTTGGTTCTGGAAAATCGTATTTAACCTTTGCGTTATATCATTATTTGCGTATTGAAAAAGGGTTAGACCTTCGCGTTACCGGACTTGATTTGAAAAAAGAAGTCATCGAAGAATGTCAGCAAATTGCGGCAGATCTTCGCTATGAACAACTTGAGTTTCTAGTCGGTGACATTAACGATTACAATGATGAAACGGCAGTGGATATGGTCGTTACGTTACACGCTTGTGACGTGGCAACCGACATGGCTTTAGCGCGTGCTGTTAAATGGGATGCCAAAGTGATTTTAAGTGTTCCGTGTTGCCAACACGAATTAAATAGCCAAATCGGTGCACCTGAACTCGGCATCATGCTGCAACACGGCTTGATTAAAGAGCGCTTCAGTGCTTTGGCGACAGATGCTATTCGAGCTGAATTGCTATCTCTTGTTGGGTACGAAACGCAATTAATGGAATTTATTGATATGGAGCATACCCCTAAGAATATCTTGATTCGTGCTTATAAAACCGGTAAAAAACCCGTTGCTGGTCAATTTGATCGCTACCGCCAATTCACTAGCCTGTTATCGGCTAAACCATTTTTAGAAAACGAATTAAAGGAGTATCTATGA
- a CDS encoding alpha/beta hydrolase has product MKKWLLRSAVAVFVLLVIAVAGFVVYAQFDYGPSEILTEKVDLSALESDAEGLIFQPATPNGKGVILYQGAKVEKEAYAYLGQSLSEQGFVVSIPQLPLNFGILGSGTAHDIIEEHSEVEEWFLGGHSLGGVAASFYAEDPSAKLSGLYFLGAYPAGDFSDSSLPMLSIYAERDGLSTVTDIEESRKLFSDDSVFVEIKGGNHAQFGLYGEQKGDNAAKIPAIEQQDQVVKALTEWINKNSP; this is encoded by the coding sequence ATGAAAAAGTGGTTGTTGCGTAGTGCAGTAGCAGTCTTTGTGCTATTGGTGATTGCAGTTGCAGGTTTTGTTGTTTACGCTCAGTTCGATTATGGACCTAGTGAAATCTTAACTGAAAAAGTAGATTTGTCTGCACTTGAAAGTGACGCAGAAGGACTAATTTTTCAGCCAGCAACGCCGAATGGTAAAGGCGTGATTCTCTATCAAGGGGCTAAAGTTGAAAAGGAAGCTTATGCCTATCTTGGCCAATCCTTAAGTGAACAAGGCTTTGTCGTGTCGATTCCTCAACTGCCCTTGAATTTTGGGATTCTTGGTTCTGGAACAGCACATGACATCATCGAAGAGCATTCGGAAGTCGAAGAATGGTTTCTTGGAGGACATTCTCTAGGTGGCGTAGCTGCTTCTTTTTATGCAGAAGACCCATCAGCGAAACTTTCCGGACTTTATTTTCTGGGTGCTTATCCAGCGGGTGATTTTTCGGACAGCAGTTTGCCGATGTTGTCGATTTATGCGGAACGCGATGGTTTATCTACGGTTACTGATATTGAAGAAAGTCGTAAGCTGTTCTCTGACGACAGTGTCTTTGTGGAAATCAAAGGTGGCAACCACGCACAATTTGGTTTATACGGAGAGCAAAAAGGTGACAATGCAGCCAAAATACCTGCGATTGAACAACAAGACCAAGTAGTAAAAGCGTTAACAGAGTGGATAAACAAAAATTCTCCTTAA
- a CDS encoding NAD(P)-dependent oxidoreductase: MKLAIFGATGRVGGEILKRALADGHHVKALVRSEKLETHPNLEIILGDIRNAEDIEKTIAETTVVFSAVGTDRTTTLSEAAPLIVKSMESHHIKRVITIGTAGILDSRLSPGLLRYEGGDSKRKLTFAAEEHEAVYRLFEKTELEWTIVCPTYLPDGEVRGNYRAEKDLLPEEGKEITVGDTAEFAYHQLESTEFVQRRVGLAY, encoded by the coding sequence ATGAAGCTAGCGATATTCGGAGCGACAGGCCGCGTTGGAGGCGAAATTCTCAAGCGAGCTCTCGCTGATGGTCATCACGTGAAAGCTTTGGTTCGTTCAGAAAAATTAGAAACCCATCCGAATCTGGAAATTATTCTAGGGGATATACGAAACGCAGAAGATATTGAAAAAACAATCGCAGAAACTACAGTAGTTTTCAGCGCTGTGGGTACAGATCGAACGACAACTTTGTCTGAAGCGGCACCTTTGATTGTAAAATCTATGGAAAGCCATCACATCAAACGAGTGATAACAATTGGTACAGCTGGAATTTTAGATAGCCGACTGAGCCCTGGACTGCTTCGTTACGAGGGCGGAGATTCTAAGCGCAAGCTGACTTTTGCTGCTGAAGAGCATGAAGCGGTTTATCGCTTATTCGAAAAGACTGAGCTTGAGTGGACGATTGTTTGTCCTACATACTTACCAGATGGTGAGGTACGCGGGAATTACCGGGCAGAAAAGGATCTGCTGCCCGAAGAAGGCAAAGAAATTACAGTTGGCGATACGGCAGAATTTGCTTATCATCAGCTTGAATCAACAGAATTTGTTCAGCGACGTGTAGGCTTGGCTTATTAA
- a CDS encoding NADPH-dependent oxidoreductase, which translates to MVIELMKAHASVRDYKEKQLSREEVSELVEAAQYAATSHFVQAYSIVWVTDPEKRKKLGELSKNAKQMEGAGAVFLMCADYNRLQHAGKLHQQEIVFDRAENMIVAVTDVGLLAQNLVLAAESKGYGICYIGGVRNNMEAISELIGLPEGVFPVYGLTIGVPNEANGVKPRLPVHAILHENNYDEAKYETLLPEYDSTIQAYYASRDSNQKSATWTKQMADFLGKPHRQDLKEVLAKKGYHFK; encoded by the coding sequence ATGGTTATCGAATTAATGAAAGCACATGCATCTGTTCGGGACTATAAAGAAAAGCAATTATCACGGGAGGAAGTTAGCGAACTGGTTGAAGCTGCACAATATGCAGCTACTTCCCATTTCGTCCAAGCTTACTCGATTGTTTGGGTAACAGATCCTGAGAAACGTAAAAAGCTAGGCGAGTTATCTAAAAATGCTAAGCAAATGGAAGGTGCAGGAGCTGTTTTCTTAATGTGTGCCGATTATAACCGCTTGCAACATGCCGGGAAATTGCATCAACAAGAAATCGTCTTTGATCGTGCTGAAAATATGATTGTGGCTGTAACCGATGTTGGGTTACTCGCGCAAAATCTTGTACTCGCAGCCGAGTCAAAAGGCTATGGTATTTGTTATATTGGTGGTGTCCGCAACAATATGGAAGCAATTAGCGAGTTGATCGGTTTACCAGAAGGCGTCTTCCCAGTTTACGGTTTGACGATTGGTGTTCCGAACGAAGCGAATGGTGTAAAGCCACGTTTGCCAGTTCATGCTATTTTGCATGAAAATAACTACGATGAAGCAAAATACGAAACCCTCCTGCCAGAATACGACAGCACAATTCAAGCCTATTACGCCAGCCGCGATTCAAATCAAAAGAGCGCGACGTGGACAAAGCAGATGGCTGATTTTCTAGGTAAGCCACATCGCCAAGATTTAAAAGAAGTATTGGCGAAAAAAGGCTATCATTTTAAATAA